In Salinibacterium sp. ZJ70, one DNA window encodes the following:
- a CDS encoding phosphoribosylanthranilate isomerase, translating to MFIKICGIRDAATADACVALGVDALGFVFAEGSVRRITADDAAAVVASVPARVETVGVFTDAPIESVIDDVRRAGLRTAQLHGERSAAEIAQLRDAGIDVIVAHRVGESSAHPGIRLLIDGDVPGSGTAFSVDRLDRAALPAQWLLAGGLDADNVASRIRALAPTGVDVSSGVESERGVKSIPLIERFVAAVRAAG from the coding sequence GTGTTCATCAAGATCTGCGGCATCCGCGACGCCGCCACCGCCGACGCGTGTGTCGCGCTGGGTGTCGACGCGCTCGGCTTCGTGTTCGCCGAGGGCAGCGTGCGCCGGATCACGGCGGATGACGCTGCCGCGGTCGTGGCCAGCGTGCCTGCTCGTGTCGAGACGGTGGGCGTGTTCACGGATGCGCCCATCGAGTCGGTGATCGATGACGTGCGGCGCGCGGGACTGCGCACCGCGCAGCTGCACGGGGAGCGCTCAGCCGCCGAGATCGCGCAGCTGCGGGATGCGGGCATCGACGTGATCGTCGCGCACCGTGTGGGGGAGTCGAGCGCGCACCCCGGCATCCGCCTGCTGATCGACGGCGACGTGCCCGGCAGCGGCACGGCGTTCTCGGTCGACCGTCTCGACCGCGCGGCTCTGCCCGCTCAGTGGCTGCTCGCGGGCGGCCTCGACGCCGACAACGTGGCCAGCCGCATCCGCGCCCTCGCACCGACAGGCGTCGACGTGTCGTCGGGCGTGGAGTCGGAGCGCGGCGTGAAGTCGATCCCGCTCATCGAGCGCTTCGTGGCAGCGGTGCGCGCCGCCGGCTGA
- a CDS encoding ATP-dependent DNA helicase, translating into MPARDPRIPFAPDASQQAVLDLPAEASALVVGAAGSGKTSTLVELVARRVLDDGLAPAQVLVLAASRHQADALRERIAERVPIVTTGPWARTAASVAFEAVAERARLEGATPPRLLSGAEHDLVIRDVLEGHLADGSGPDWPAHLDQTVRGLASFRTELRELMMRATEYDIRPAHLVELGRRHARPAWMAAGEFMAEYEQIVAQSHAGLLDPAELTVFAAHALRDGVAGERLAGIRLVIVDDVQQSSEGTVRLVRAFADAGAAVVGFGDPDLAADTFRGAGAQTVARFRATALPADAAELTLTRVHRHGPTLRGVVRTLSQMIGTAGVVGQREAAAGPEDAADVAPAVVIEQPSAWTLSASIGRELRERHLLGGVPWSELAVIVRSRGDIAALERHLATAQVPTRSSAVGRPLREHAEAAALLRVVEVAVGRAPLDGITAAELLTGPFGALDSVGLRRLRLAVRAEALTAGDARPSGDLLAEALQVAGGFASIDTAVGRQGARMSRVLARVAAAHAQGGSAEELLWEAWDGSGVAESWRRSALGTGIAAEEASRALDGVVALFAAARRFAESRPSSSVTEFLDELLDAEVPADIITPQTAEDAVLITTPTGAVGFEFDTVIVTGLQDGRWPDLRVRGTLLGGPALVEVATGLDPETLDARREVLGDELRLLTVAASRARRRLVLAVVSSDDEVPSPVVAVLRRDLPTHSVPASPLTLRGAVGRMRHTLTSDHPADRRRRDDAAAALALLAEAEIPGADPRDWRGLAPVSTDAPLVELDDPENPDVRVTVSPSRLETFARSAMEWFVEANRGGSAGLAAGFGTLIHDVLEHAVTPEQQTVEAMTEALRARWGELQFESAWVGVQQERAATSAIDALAAYLAARAAAGAERLGAETEFELDEAPARLRGKIDRIERQGDDVVIIDLKTGSPKSQKQVDENPQLKAYQLAFARGQIDGIPDGVDSGGARMLYTRGTATSPYKVVDQSELSPEQLADFAAFVRDAATVMAGTRFPATPIDDPYLMAGSDIRLVHLPGEVSGD; encoded by the coding sequence ATGCCTGCCCGAGACCCGCGCATCCCGTTCGCGCCGGATGCCTCCCAGCAGGCCGTCCTCGACCTGCCGGCAGAGGCGAGCGCGCTCGTGGTGGGTGCAGCCGGATCGGGCAAGACCTCGACGCTCGTGGAGCTTGTAGCGCGCCGCGTTCTCGACGACGGGCTGGCACCCGCGCAGGTGCTCGTGCTCGCCGCGTCGCGGCACCAGGCGGATGCCCTGCGCGAGCGGATCGCGGAGCGCGTGCCGATCGTGACGACCGGGCCGTGGGCCCGCACCGCCGCATCCGTCGCGTTCGAGGCGGTGGCCGAGCGCGCGCGCCTCGAAGGTGCGACGCCCCCGCGGCTGCTGTCGGGCGCCGAGCACGATCTCGTGATCCGCGACGTGCTCGAGGGGCACCTGGCCGACGGTTCGGGCCCCGACTGGCCCGCTCACCTCGATCAGACGGTGCGCGGCCTCGCGAGCTTCCGCACCGAGCTGCGCGAGCTCATGATGCGCGCGACCGAGTACGACATCCGCCCCGCGCATCTGGTCGAGCTGGGGCGACGCCACGCGCGCCCCGCCTGGATGGCGGCGGGCGAGTTCATGGCCGAGTACGAGCAGATCGTCGCGCAGTCGCACGCGGGGTTGCTCGACCCGGCCGAGCTCACCGTGTTCGCCGCCCATGCGCTGCGCGACGGGGTGGCCGGTGAGCGCCTCGCGGGCATCAGGCTCGTGATCGTCGACGACGTGCAGCAGTCCTCGGAGGGCACGGTGCGTCTGGTGCGGGCGTTCGCGGATGCGGGGGCTGCGGTCGTCGGCTTCGGCGACCCGGATCTCGCAGCCGACACGTTCCGCGGTGCGGGGGCGCAGACGGTCGCCCGCTTCCGCGCGACGGCGCTGCCCGCCGACGCCGCCGAGCTCACCCTCACCCGGGTGCACCGTCACGGGCCGACCTTGCGTGGCGTCGTGCGCACGCTCTCGCAGATGATCGGCACCGCGGGCGTCGTCGGCCAGCGTGAGGCCGCGGCCGGTCCGGAGGATGCTGCCGACGTCGCCCCCGCGGTCGTCATCGAGCAGCCGAGCGCGTGGACGCTCTCCGCCTCCATCGGGCGCGAGCTGCGCGAGCGTCACCTGCTGGGCGGCGTGCCCTGGAGCGAGCTCGCCGTGATCGTGCGCAGCCGCGGCGACATCGCCGCCCTCGAACGTCATCTCGCGACGGCTCAGGTGCCCACGCGCAGCTCGGCGGTGGGCCGCCCGCTGCGCGAGCATGCGGAAGCCGCAGCGCTGCTGCGGGTCGTGGAGGTGGCTGTCGGCCGTGCGCCGCTCGACGGCATCACGGCTGCCGAGCTGCTGACGGGGCCGTTCGGCGCACTCGACTCGGTGGGCCTGCGCCGCCTGCGTCTCGCGGTTCGTGCCGAAGCCCTCACCGCGGGCGACGCGCGACCCTCGGGCGATCTGCTCGCGGAGGCGCTGCAGGTTGCAGGTGGCTTCGCGTCGATCGACACCGCGGTGGGGCGGCAGGGGGCGCGGATGTCGCGCGTGCTCGCCCGTGTCGCCGCCGCGCACGCCCAGGGCGGCTCGGCGGAGGAGCTGCTGTGGGAGGCGTGGGACGGCTCGGGTGTCGCCGAGAGCTGGCGGCGTTCCGCGCTCGGCACCGGCATCGCCGCCGAGGAGGCTTCGCGCGCGCTCGACGGCGTGGTCGCACTGTTCGCCGCCGCCCGTCGCTTCGCCGAGAGCCGGCCCTCGTCGAGCGTGACCGAGTTCCTCGACGAGCTGCTCGACGCCGAGGTGCCCGCCGACATCATCACCCCGCAGACCGCCGAGGATGCCGTGCTCATCACGACGCCCACGGGAGCTGTGGGCTTCGAGTTCGACACCGTGATCGTCACGGGGCTCCAGGATGGCCGCTGGCCCGATCTGCGCGTGCGCGGCACGCTCCTCGGGGGCCCCGCGCTCGTCGAGGTCGCGACGGGCCTCGACCCCGAGACTCTCGACGCGCGACGCGAGGTGCTGGGCGACGAGCTGCGCCTGCTCACCGTCGCGGCCTCCCGCGCGCGGCGGCGGCTCGTGCTCGCCGTCGTCTCGTCGGATGACGAGGTGCCGAGCCCGGTCGTCGCGGTGCTGCGCCGCGATCTTCCGACGCACAGCGTGCCCGCCTCGCCTCTCACCCTCCGGGGTGCCGTGGGGCGGATGCGGCACACGCTCACGTCCGACCACCCCGCAGATCGTCGCCGCCGCGACGACGCGGCAGCCGCCCTCGCGCTGCTCGCCGAGGCCGAGATCCCGGGGGCCGATCCGCGCGACTGGCGTGGTCTCGCACCCGTCTCGACCGACGCGCCGCTCGTCGAGCTCGATGATCCCGAGAACCCGGATGTGCGCGTCACGGTGTCGCCGTCGCGCCTCGAGACGTTCGCGCGCTCCGCGATGGAATGGTTCGTCGAAGCCAACCGGGGCGGCTCCGCGGGGCTCGCCGCCGGCTTCGGCACCCTCATCCACGATGTGCTCGAGCACGCAGTGACTCCCGAGCAGCAGACCGTGGAGGCGATGACGGAGGCCCTGCGCGCGCGCTGGGGCGAGCTGCAGTTCGAGAGCGCCTGGGTGGGTGTGCAGCAGGAGCGCGCCGCGACATCCGCGATCGACGCGCTCGCCGCGTACCTCGCCGCGCGCGCTGCCGCGGGCGCTGAGCGTCTCGGCGCCGAGACGGAGTTCGAGCTCGATGAGGCCCCCGCCCGCCTCCGCGGCAAAATCGACCGCATCGAGCGGCAGGGCGACGACGTCGTCATCATCGACCTCAAGACGGGCTCGCCGAAGTCGCAGAAGCAGGTCGACGAGAACCCGCAG
- a CDS encoding ferritin-like fold-containing protein, translating into MVWFRRRTRQRSGTLQVPPRSAAVAVARVELRDLAPTPARFLGQTAYLTIVLFENLGRAVTTAPTTDAKTRLARAASDMLETHQTLVKELERLTDDPAAEMEPFRLLLDEFQRRTKGADWYEILVTCYLTSGFLLDFFAGLASGLPDDLDDRAATVLQNHAGEAVLVDELRRAIEESPRLASRLAMWGRRLIGDTMLVARSALEQHPAASVNERVEPVFTELIASHTRRMDALGLTA; encoded by the coding sequence GTGGTTTGGTTCCGTCGTCGCACCCGTCAGCGTTCGGGAACCCTTCAGGTACCGCCGCGTTCGGCCGCTGTCGCCGTCGCGCGTGTCGAGCTGCGCGACCTCGCGCCGACGCCTGCGCGCTTCCTCGGGCAGACCGCCTACCTGACGATCGTGCTGTTCGAGAACCTCGGGCGCGCCGTCACCACGGCACCCACGACGGATGCGAAGACCCGTCTCGCGCGCGCCGCATCCGACATGCTCGAGACGCATCAGACGCTCGTGAAGGAGCTGGAGCGCCTCACGGATGACCCGGCCGCCGAGATGGAGCCGTTCCGTCTGCTGCTGGACGAGTTCCAGCGCCGCACGAAGGGTGCCGACTGGTACGAGATCCTCGTGACCTGCTACCTGACGAGCGGCTTCCTGCTCGACTTCTTCGCCGGTCTCGCATCCGGACTGCCTGATGACCTCGACGATCGCGCCGCGACGGTGCTGCAGAACCACGCGGGCGAGGCGGTGCTCGTCGACGAGCTGCGTCGCGCGATCGAGGAGAGCCCGCGCCTCGCGTCGCGCCTGGCGATGTGGGGCCGTCGCCTCATCGGCGACACGATGCTGGTCGCGCGCTCCGCGCTCGAACAGCACCCCGCCGCGTCGGTCAACGAGCGCGTCGAGCCGGTGTTCACCGAGCTCATCGCCTCGCACACGCGCCGCATGGATGCGCTCGGGCTCACGGCGTAG
- a CDS encoding DUF3107 domain-containing protein — MDIRIGISNSPRELAFESAQTPAEIEEAVSSALAADAKLLTLKDDKGKLYIVPLASLAYLEVGSDNARRVGFVA, encoded by the coding sequence GTGGACATTCGCATCGGTATCTCCAACTCGCCCCGTGAGCTCGCGTTCGAAAGCGCGCAGACGCCCGCCGAGATCGAGGAAGCCGTCTCGTCGGCTCTCGCCGCAGACGCGAAGCTCCTCACCCTGAAGGACGACAAGGGCAAGCTGTACATCGTGCCGCTCGCCTCGCTCGCGTATCTCGAGGTCGGCAGCGACAACGCTCGCCGCGTCGGCTTCGTCGCGTAA